The Kocuria flava nucleotide sequence TGCCCCCTGCTCCCCGTGACGCTCCGCGGCCTCCGCGGGCGGCGTCCGGCAGGGGAGCGGTGGCGCCGGGCTCAGGAGGCGTCCCCGCCGCTCACCGCCTGCGCCGCCCGGGTCTCGGGCCCGCGGACGAAGCACGCGGCGACCACCGCGACGACCGCCACGCAGGCGCCGACGAGGAAGGCCTGCTGGATCCCCGCCGCCTGGGCGGCGGTCGCCGGGGCGCCGCCGGCGGCGGCGCCGGCGGTTCCGAGGGCCATGAGGGTGACGAACAGCGCCGTGCCGACCGCCCCGGCAAGCTGCTGGAGGGTGTTCATGATGGCGCTGCCGTGGGAGTAGAGGTGCTGGGGGAGGGACCCGAGCGCGGAGGTCATCAGCGGGGTCATGAGGAAGCCGAGCCCGAGGGTCAGGAGTATGTGCAGGAGCGTGACGGTGAGCGCCCCGGTGCGCTCGTCGAAGAGGAAGGCCATGAGGAACAGCGCGGCCGCGAGCACCACGGCCCCGGGGATCGCCAGGGGGCGGGGGCCGACGCGGTCGTAGAGGCGGCCGATGAACGGGGCGACGACGCCCATGAGCACACCGCCGGGGAGCACCGCGAGGCCGGTCTCGAGCGCGGAGAGCCCGCGGACGTTCTGCAGGTAGAGCGGCAGCAGGATCAGCGCGCCGAACAGCGAGGCCATGGCGATGAGCAGGACGACCACGCCGATCGAGAAGGGGCGCAGGGCGAAGGGTCGCAGGTCCAGCAGCGCCCGGTCCTCGCGCTGCAGGCGCAGCTGGCGCCGCACGAACAGGGCCAGCGCCGTGGCGCCGACCGCGACCGGCAGGGCCGGGGGCAGCAGGGCGTGGCCCTCGGTGGACTCGCCGATGCTCGAGAGCCCGAAGATCAGCGCGCCGAACGCGGTCGCGGACAGCAGCACCGAGGGCAGGTCGAGCGGCAGCGGGCGCGGGGTGCCGATGTCGCGGACCAGCACGAGCCCCAGACCGAGCGCGAGGACGGCAACGGGCAGGACGGCGACGAACACCGCCCGCCACCCGAAGGCCGAGAGGATCACCCCGGACAGCGTCGGGCCGACCGCCGGCGCCACGGAGATCACGACGGAGACGAGGCCGAAGACGGTGCCCCGGCGCTGGACCGGGACGAAGGTGAGGATCGTGGTGGTCAGCAGCGGCAGGACGACCGCGGTGCCGGCCGCCTGGAGCGCCCGCGCGGCCACCAGCACCCCGAAGGCGGGGGCCAGGGCCGCCAGCAGGGTGCCCGCGGTGAACAGCAGCAGCGCGCCGGCGAACACGGCCCGGCTCGCGAAGCGCTGCAGGACGAAGCCCGTCAGCGGGATGACCACGGCCATCGTGAGCATGAACACCGTGGTCAGCCACTGCGCGGTCGAGGCCGGTACGGAGAAGTCCGCCATGACGTGGGGCAGGGCGATGCTCATCACCGTCTCGTTGAGCACCATCACGAAGGCCGCCACCAGCAGGACGCCGATCATGACGGTCATCCCGCGCCTCGTCCGTCCTCCGGGCGGGGCGGTCTCGGTGGTCTCGGGGGTCGCGGTCATGTCGGGTCCTCGGTCCTGCTCGTGCGTCGCTCGCGTGCTGTCGCCCGCAAGGAATGACAGTGTACAGCGCCACTGTCAGTGACTGACACGACCGGTAGGGTGGGGGCATGAACTCGACGTCATCGCTGCGCCAGGTCTCGCGCGAGGCGGTCCGGGACCGGATCGTCGAGGTCGGACTCGGCCTGTTCGCGGAGCACGGCTTCGAGCGGACCACGGTCGAGGAGATCGCCCGGGCGGTCGGGACCTCCGAGCGGACCTTCTTCCGCTACTTCGCCACCAAGGACGAGGTCGTGCTCCTGCCCTACGAGCACGCCTACGCGCAGATGCTCACCCTGCTCGGCGAGCGACCGCTCGAGGAGGACGTCTGGGAGACGCTCACGGTGGTCTGCGCCCACTCGATCCGCGCGCTGCTGATGGGCCCGTACGAGACGGGCGGGGTGCAGCGGCTGCAGCGGATCATCGGCGACAGCCCCGTGCTCCTGGCCGCCTATCTGCGCCAGTTCGACCGCCTCCAGGAGCGGCTGACCGACGCGCTGGTGCAGCGGCAGGAGCGGCGCGCCCCAGGCCGGGAGGCGGACCGGGTGGTCGCCCGCGCCCTGGTGGGCGCCTCGTTCGCCCACCTGCACGCGGTCGTCTCCGCCGCCCGGAGCGCCGAGGACGTGGCCCGCGCCGACGAGCGCTTCGCCGCGCTCATGCAGGACCTGCGCCCGCGCTCGCTGCCCGCCGGGAGCTGACCGGCAGCAGCGCGCCGCCTACCCCGTGGCGGCGGGCGACGCCGGAGTGCGGGCGGCCAGGACCCGGCCCAGCGGGCGGCACACCGCCAGCAGGACGAGCCCGGCCACGGCGATGGTCAGGGCGAGCGCGGTGGAGTCCTGCCAC carries:
- a CDS encoding DHA2 family efflux MFS transporter permease subunit; this encodes MTATPETTETAPPGGRTRRGMTVMIGVLLVAAFVMVLNETVMSIALPHVMADFSVPASTAQWLTTVFMLTMAVVIPLTGFVLQRFASRAVFAGALLLFTAGTLLAALAPAFGVLVAARALQAAGTAVVLPLLTTTILTFVPVQRRGTVFGLVSVVISVAPAVGPTLSGVILSAFGWRAVFVAVLPVAVLALGLGLVLVRDIGTPRPLPLDLPSVLLSATAFGALIFGLSSIGESTEGHALLPPALPVAVGATALALFVRRQLRLQREDRALLDLRPFALRPFSIGVVVLLIAMASLFGALILLPLYLQNVRGLSALETGLAVLPGGVLMGVVAPFIGRLYDRVGPRPLAIPGAVVLAAALFLMAFLFDERTGALTVTLLHILLTLGLGFLMTPLMTSALGSLPQHLYSHGSAIMNTLQQLAGAVGTALFVTLMALGTAGAAAGGAPATAAQAAGIQQAFLVGACVAVVAVVAACFVRGPETRAAQAVSGGDAS
- a CDS encoding TetR/AcrR family transcriptional regulator, yielding MNSTSSLRQVSREAVRDRIVEVGLGLFAEHGFERTTVEEIARAVGTSERTFFRYFATKDEVVLLPYEHAYAQMLTLLGERPLEEDVWETLTVVCAHSIRALLMGPYETGGVQRLQRIIGDSPVLLAAYLRQFDRLQERLTDALVQRQERRAPGREADRVVARALVGASFAHLHAVVSAARSAEDVARADERFAALMQDLRPRSLPAGS